The genomic region tCATTGGGATGGGGCGGTGGAAATCAGAGTTGTTTTGTGAATTCAAAAACACAAATGTGAGCCCCTCTTCATCACACAAACCTGCACAAAGGGACCCAGATACCTGCCTCCATCACCGGTTCTCCCGTCGCCTGTTAACCCGTCTTGTTTGTGTTCTTACTAAAGACCCAGACAAGCACCATCTTCATTTACACGCACTCTCCAAGAACACGACTgtcacagacatgcacacacccaGTGACATGTATCATCCCCACACACAGCTCTGCCTCGTGGCACACACGCTCCCCAGTTACACTTATTTGGGGGAGGCTGacacttttccagtggtcatgtatgaatgtgagagttgaactataaagaaagctgagtgccgaagaatcgatgtttttgaactgtggtgttggagaagactcttgagagtcccttggaatacaaggagatccaaccagtccatcctaaaggaaatcagccctaaatattcatcagaaggactgatgctaaagctgaagctcctatatgttggccacctgttgtgaagaactgacttattggaaaagaccctgatgctgggaaacattgaaggtgggaggagaaggggacggcagaggatgaaatggttggatggtatcaccgacttgatggacatgagtttgagtaagttccaggaattggtgatggacagggaagtcaggtgtgctgcagtccatggggttgcaaagagtcgaacacaactgagtgactgaaatgaactgacatGGTCTCACTACCCCCCACACAGTATCTTAGTGATGTGGGCACAGACGTGTAGAGACTGCCCCTCACTTCTGCACACAGCATGATAGCATAGTGACAAGGTTAGATAGACTCTGTGGACCAAGCATGACACAGGGCAAGTCACCCAGCCTCATTCACTGTCTCGTGGTGACAGCCTCTTCCACACACTCCGCTGTCACAGGAGGGATGGGAACTTTACACACACCACTGCGTGGTCACACGTACAACCCCTACAAACACGcagtcatgggacttccctggcggcccagtcgctaagactccgagctcccgattcagggggcccaggttcaatccatggtcagggagctagatcctccAAACACATGGCCACACACAATCACCCATACACAGAGCCTCAACCAACCACACagagttgttgttcaatcgctcaattgtgtctgactctgtgtgaccctacgggctgcagcacgccaggcctccctgtctctcaccctctcctgaagtttgcccaagttcatgtccattgcatcagtgatgccatccagccatctcatcccctgtcattcccttctcctcctgccctcagtctttcccaacatcagtgtcttttccaatgaattggctcttcgcatcaggtgaccaaaatactggagcttcagcttcagcatcagtccttccaatgagtgtttctgggttgatttcccttaagatcgactggtttgatctccttgctgtcaaactAGTGAGCAATATCTGTAGCTGTCACAAAGAGAGCCACCCATAACCACCCATAACGTCGCACCCAGCCACAATCACATAGTCACAAATGGCTACCTGAAGGCACCTAGCCACACATTTCCACGGCGCCAAGCACTTTTGTCAGACTCAATCCTGTGATGCAGGCACAGAAATCAGCTGGCATCCATACACCCAGCCGAACagccacacacagccacacacacaatAGCACTCACAGCGCACACACAGCCACCCACACAgtcactgagacacacacaccatcttagatgcacacacactcagtcaCACGATCACATGTACAGTCTCAAAGGGTAGTCCCACCTGTCACAGACAGTCACTTGATATGGGAAAAGGCAccccacactcacactcacacacacatgctcacacacatagCGGACCCACTGCCACACACAATCACAAATGCAGATTTGCATTCACCCAACCTTGGGGCCATAACTAGTCACACGGGGTCCCCCTGCGTCACAGAGTCCCTGACAGCGCCCCCCCGCGCCCGCACGGCTGGCTATGTGCACACACTAGGGTCCTGGTTACCTGTCGCCCCCAGAATCAGGGCCGCGATTAGGGTACGGACCATCCAGGACCAGTGGGCTCCTCCCGCGGCCATGGTCTTTGCGCCTgatggaggtgggggagaagagggtgggcaGGTGATTCTGGGACCACTTatcccacccccatctccttccATCCCCGGTTGCTCAGAGCAGAGAGGGGCCGTGAGCACGTGGTCCACCCAGAGCGCTGAGTTGAGGCTCGGGGGAAATTCTAGTACTTCGGAGCATCCTCCCGTCTCTGGTCTCCGAGCgaggatggagagaggagccgCAAGCATCCTTTCCAGACCAGAGCCCACACGGAGCCGTCTCTGCGTCCCTTCGCCCCTCCCCAGGGCTCACCTGCCGCGTCCcccaggtggggggtggggacccGGCTCCCCGCTCAGCCGCAGACTCtcaggccgccgccgccgccgtggTCCTGCAGccgccacctcctcctcctcctcggctcCTGGCACCGGCCTGGGTTATAACCACCCACTGATCCCCGGGGCGCATTCCCGGGTAGTGAGGCGCCCTACCGGGCTTTAGCAACCACTCCTCCGGCCTtccccccacctccgcccccaGAACACCCCCCCACCCAGTCCCGAAAGCCACTCCCTACCTCCCTGGCCCCGGGACGGGGAAGGGTCTCCAGAGTTCTGGCCCCGGGGCCTCCCCCGAGCCTCAAACCCAGCGCCTCCCCTGCTCGGAGGCGCGCTGGGCTCGGTTTTCCGTCTTCCCTGCGCCTTCACTCGTTCCGCCTGCcctgtcctctttcctctgccctcctccctctgctctaGGCTTCTCTCTGTGTTCCGCTTGCCTTGGAATCTTTGAGTCTCTTTCAGTATTAAGGCGCCCAGCCAgtgtctctttcttctttattttgtacagctttattgaggtatgactgAGCCACAATAAAATGCTCGTGTTCAATATGTACAACGTGATGCGTTCTGATCCACATTCATACAACCATCACCCCAACCAGGATAACAAAtgtatccatcacctccaaagtTTGTTCATGCCCTCTTATGTGTTTCTGTGCTTCTTAATTGACctctctttctccacaccctgggTCTCTATCTTTTCTGTTACCCGTCTCTTTTCTGAGTCTACCCTTCCCTGTCTCctatctctatttctgtcttcctcgccttcttcttccccttcttcttccttccccctctctctctgtcacagAGTGCCTGTATCTCTGCATATCTCAGTCCCTCTGTCTCCCTCACTGTCTTTTTGGGGCCAGGAAGACTCTGACCACTTTGCCGAGGGACCCCCTCAACATCTCCTCCTGACCTGCATCCAGGCCTGGTGCCTTGGGGGCAGAAAGGGGCAGGGATCCAGTCTAGGGGCCCCCGCAGGTGCCTTTCACACACTGCCGGGCACAGCCAGGTGTGGGCGAGAGTTGGGCAGGGCTACCTGCCGATGGGGCAGGAAGCCaagaggctgggagaaggggTGGGTGGCTCCTGGCCCCTTGGGAAATGGGGCGCTGGGTGGGGAACCCAAAGggtgcctcctccctccctggttCCAGGCCATCCGGGCCTGCCTCTCCTGACCCCTTATCATCCAGGCTCTTCTTTTGGTCTGCCCTGAGCTCTCTGCATCCGTCTTTAACTGTCTCTCCAAGTCTCTGTCTCTGCTAGGATGTGAGAGCCAAGGACTCATCCAACacctatttactgagcacctactgtgtgccaactCAGGTCTGTCTGCGAACAAAAGCAGGTCTGGAAATGCTGCTTTGCAGAGCTCATGTTCCTCAAGGGCAAAACCTGAGCTGTCTTGTTCACCTCTATAATTCAGAACCCGTTGACTGGGAGGATTTAGAACCCTGAGGCTGGTTTCAGtgtatagggggaaaaaaagtcaaaacataagagtCTGAGGCTTATTTTGCCTATTGCAATGAATATTTCAGGCATTAAAGTGACAAATCCTGCATCCTACTTCTTTCTTTTAAGTTTAGCTAACTCACCTTTTTAATTCCAAATTCCAggaaggtttttgtttgtttggtttggtttgggggagttctttttcacattttaatttattttattattgaagtagagttgatttaccatgttgtggtAATTTCAAATTTCGTCTTAGTAAAATTTCACCTTCCTTTGGTTCTGGAGACATCTAAGTATACCTTTTCTCAGCTCTAAAGATCTTTAGGATTGAGAGACAGTCTGGAATGGTCACTCTGTGATAATTTCtgacatccttctactctgcagGGTAAAACTAAGGTTGCCATTCATGTTGGCGAAGCAAATGGACCGTGGTCTCTGACCCTCTCTCTAATCCTGACTTCTGCTCCAAACTTCAGCTCCCATGTTGGACCCTCGTTTCCCTTTCTCTGGGGTGTCACTTACTGTTCCATTCAGCttcctgggaggatggctggcttaGATGGCCTTTTGTCTTTCTCAGAGCTCACGCAGTGGGACTGAGCCAGGAAGGTCTTCCTGAGGACAGGCGTGTACATCAGCGTGGGATTGTGCACAGTGTGTGTGGTGGAAGAACCCCAGAAGGTACATGCAAGCCTGGGTCTTCACCCAGTTCTGCCTGTCTGCTCCGCTCATTTGGGGGGAGCATCTCTGGTCTCTCCACCTCCCTGCCCAacccccttctctcccctcaACTGGACTACAGTGCGATCTTTCACATATCTGCCTCTGATCCTGTCCTTTTTCTCAAGGCCCTCAGGATCAAGGTCAAGTTTCAGCCTGGCACTCAGGACCCAGTGCCATCCTCCACTGACCTACATTCCCAGCCCCATCACCCACTTCTCCAGCCTCAAACTCCAGCCCCCACCATCCTGGATAATTTACCATGTCAAGGACACATCGGATGTtctcacccccctcccccaatttTTCTACAGATCATTAGCATCCTGAGAATGCCCCCGACCCAAGCATCTCCATACGGCGTACTCAAATCCAGCCTCCCTTCTCCAGCCCTCCCGCCCCGGCCCCTGTTTAGCCCCACATCATCTCTCCCTGCACCCTCACTGGTCTTTCCCTTCCAGTCCATCCTGTACCTGGTCCCAGAGCTGCTCGTGCTCACACCCCTTCCATGGCTCCCCACAGCCCTCAGGAGAAGCCCCAGACTCCCAACCTGGGGTCTGAGGTCCTTTGGGATCTGGTCCCTGaggtctcctctcctctcctctcccaccacTCTTACCCACTCTCAGTGGCCTCCCAGCCCTCTCATCTCCCTGCTTTTGCTGCTACAAGGGGAGTTTAATGAAGAAGGCCACCCTCGGGCAGTGCTGGCATAAGGTGGGGGAATCAGGGAGgtctccctgggctggggaggaaggTCAAGTTGGGTTGTGAAAGGGGACTAAGGCTATCCGGGCTTCAGAGAGGCAGATGATGCAGAAAGCACCATGAATAATAAAATCCACTCTTTTATTGTTCACGtgggtgtgccaggcactgttgctTGTGTTTCACACATTTACAACCTTCAATCTCCCCCACCACAGCCACTGCCTGATGAGACATGTACGATTCTTATGCTtatttttacagaagagaaaacctaCACAGTGAAGGAAGGCAGTTCCTGTAGGTACATGGCGAGCAAGTGGGGGAGCTGGGACCCCCAACTCGACTTTGGCCAGACACGAGACCACTTCTCTGTAGGAAGAAATTAAGCCCATGAGGTCACCAAGGGAGGGAGAGACCACTGGAAGGGAATTGTTTGTATTCTGTTAGCAGCCGGGGTAAGACCTTAGACCGTGTCCACCGTCACACCTAGTGAtgagagggtggggctggggtagAATCAGGAAGGGTTTGCACTGTGGTGCATTATTAAGCATTAGGATCGGGTCTGGGCAGCAGGGGGGGAAGAGGTCAAGAGGTGGAGGTCACAGGTCAGGATCAGTTGGTCTGAATGACTCTTTGGATCCAGTGACCGTATCTGCAGACGTCAGTGTAGACGCCTGGCTTCTCCTTGGAGCCGCAGGGGACGTTACCCCATGACACGAGGCCTCGGAGGCGGTCGCCACACACCAGCGGACCCCCGGAGTCGCCCTGTGGGTGAAGAGGGGgagagagtcagacagacctgaaggagaaagaaaaagagacggCGACTTCCCTGGGGGTACAGTGAACcgggaatccgcctgccagtgcaggggacgtgggtgtGAGCCCTGTTTTGGGAAGGGTCCACGTGCCATGGAGCCACTGAGGCTCTGCCACAACGAGTGAGCCCGCGCACCCGGAGTCcctgctccacaacgagagaagccactgcaagaaaAAGCCTGCCCACAAGGAGAGcacagcccccactcactgcaactagagaaagacccaacgaagacccagttcaaccataaacaaataaataatttcaaaaacctactctgaaaaaaaagaaagaaaaacagacagaaggagacacagagagacatgtAGAGATGGGGGGACGATACTCAGAGATGGAGAGAACAACTCAcatacagagaaagagagacagacagacacaaagTCACAGTCGGGGGACTAGAGACAGGGAGACTCAGAAACACAGAAATCTCTAAAGGGAGGATGGACAGCCTCAGAAATGcggcttctcttcctgccctttcTCTGCATCCAACTCACTGGGCATCACCTTTCTCTAGCTttgcctctttctccctcttgGCTGGTCTCTGCAGATCCTCCGATGCAGAGGGGTCAGTTTGGGCATCGGAAGGAGAGATCCAATGGATGACGTGGCAGGAATCCAAGTTAAAGGTATTTGGGAGAGAGGACGGGGCCCCTTTGCTCCCTGGCTAGGGTCCCCCTTCTGCACAGCTTGGCTATTTCCAAGCAGGACTGGTGGGGGCTCTGTTGGAGGAGGGACAGTCTCCTGGCACCATCTGCCTCCTGACTGTGTCTCTCTgcttcttgatctcttcatctCCATCCTTGTCTCTGCACTTCCTGTCTCTGCTAATTGGCTTTTTATCTCTGCCTGTCCCTGTTTGCTTCTGTGTATGAAATTgaatctctctgtctcttttcttgtCTCTGATTCTCACCCAACCTGGCTCTATGTGCGTCTATCCCTTCCGTTCGGTCTATGCGTCTGTCTCTTCCTGCCCGTCTATGTCCTTGGCCATGTAGCCAATGGGTCCCAGCGTCCTCACCTGGCAGGAATCCTTCCCGTGCTTCTCATCCCCAGCACACACCATGTTTTGGGTGATCTGGCCAGGGTAGGCATGGTCACACTCCTCGCGGGACACCAGGTGGATGTATGCACACTGGATGGTGTTAGGGTATTCACCTGCAAAGAGAGATGGGCCATGATCATTTCACAGTCTGCCCTTCTCATTGATCCTCCATCTATAAATCCTGCCTCCCCTATTGATCCCTTTTCCCCACTGGTTCCCTTATTCCTGTTTGTCAGTCATTCTCAAAACCCACTTCCACTGCCTGACTCCTGATTGGTCCTTCTTTCCATCACTCTTCCCTCTCATTGGCCTGTCTTCCTCAATTACCCCTTCTCTCAGTcaggttagtcgctcagtcatgtctgactcttagcaaccccatggactgcagcacagtaggcctccctgtccatcaccaactctggagcttgctcaaacccatgtccatcaagtcagcgatgccatccaaccatctcatcctctgtcatccctttcttctcctgccttcaatctctcacagcatcagggtctttttcagtgactcagttcttcacatcagatggcgaaagtattggagcttcagcttcagcatcagtccttccaatgaatattcagggctgatctcccttaggatggcctggttggatctccttgcagtccaagggactctcaagagtcttctccaacgccacagttcagcCTTCATTTCCTATTGGTTTCTCCTTTCTCTTAGGTCCCGCCTCCACTTGTCACTTTTCCATTGGCCCCGCCTTCTTCAGTATCCCCTTCCTCTATTAGTCGCTCCTCTGTTACATCTCTTCCTCCTTCACTGGACCTTGCTTTCCCATTGGCTCATCCTGATTGGCCACCACTTGACTGTTGTGATTTTCTAACTGGTCCCTTCTTTCCTCATTGGTTCTCCCTTCCTACTGGCCCTTCATCCAAAGCTGTGCCCCCTCATTGGTTCTTTCCTAAACAGCCTCATGCTCCCCTGTTGATTCCCCTTCCTCTTCACTAACAGGCCCACCCTCCATGGTCCCTGCTGATCTATTGGGTTTATTTCTGCCTCTAGTCCTTTATCTAGTGACCCCTCTTGACCTTTGACTCTTCTCAATTGGTTCCTCCACCATCAGCTTTCTCTACACTGTTCGCTTTCTTGATCCACATCCTTCAGCTGGCTCCCCTGCTTTATTGATTTCTCTTCTCCCATTAGTCCCTCCTCCGTTGATCCTTTCTTGATCATCTGTGTATCCTGATCCGTCCTTTTTGACAATTGGCCCCCTCCCTGATTGATATCTCTGCAGTGACCCTCCCTCCTCATTGACCCTTCATGTCATGTCTCCCGACTCCATTTCAACCAGCTGTTATTCTGCTCTCTTTGCCGGCTGTTCACTCATTAGCCCAGCTCTCGTATTTGCCCTCCCTCCCCATTGAACTTTCACCCACTGATTCACTCTCCCACTGACTCTCACCATGAACCACCTCCCCCCGCCATGACACATCACCCTGCGATGACGGATCACCCGCATCGTTCTCCCCCTACTGACCGTCTGCCATCTTGCCCCAGCCTAGGATGTGACAGCTGGTGTGGTTGGCTGAGCAGTCTCTTTCCAGGGCGAGAGGCTGGATGTGTTCGGAGAACCTGGCTGGCCGTGACAGACGCAGCAGCATGATGTCCTGGTCGTGGGTGGCAGCATTGTAGCCTGGGTGGACCACGGTCCGGACGACAGAGCTCTCCTCCTGGAAAAACTCCCTTTGCTGAAGGTTGTGCTTCCCCAGGTAGACCTGCAGATTCCTGGGAAAGGAAAGGGCGAGGTCTCACCTggagccctttggactgcagctgAGGCTCCAGAGGGGCCTACGGTGGGAGATGGGGTAGCCTGGTGCTACGAACCATCTGGCCTGCTGCTGGCCTCACCATCTTCCCAGCTCAGCAAATGACAACTCTGTCCTTTCAGAATAATCCTGGAGGCTATTCTCAACCTTTTATGCGTTGCTTTGTATCTAAGCTGTCCAGAAATCCTTTTGTCTCTCCGAAGCATATCCAGAATCTGACCACTTCTCTCCTCCCCCCTGCTACCATCTTGGTCTGAGCCACTGTAATCTCTTACCTGGACAGCAGCCTCACTGGACTCCTGGTTTCTCCCTTTGGTCCTGTCAAGTCTGTCTTCCACAAAGCAGCCAGGACTGTTTTAACAATATAAACCAGCCTTATACTCCCTTTGTCAGCACCCTCCCATGACTCCCATTTTGCTCAGAGTAAAGGCCAAAAATCCCACTGTGGTCCATAAAGTTTTGTACAATCTGTCCCCATTATCCATCCACTGTGTCCCACTttgcttctctttctgctccagccacacaggCTTCCTGGCCTTTCCATGAACACAATAGTCATCCTCTCACCCCTGGACCTTTGCACTGGTTGTTCCACCTGCCAGCAACTCTTTCTCCCAGATACCTGCATGCCTcactccctcacctccttcaaatgtcaccttcccTGGAGACTCAATCACAGTGCAAatattcagacttccctggtggtccagtggttaagaattcatctgccaatgcaggggacatgggttcgatccctggtctgggaagattctatatgctgtggagcaaccaagcccatgcagCACAGCTACTGAGCTCGCAGCCACGACTAACATCTGAAGCCCTCACGCGCTACagactgtgctctgcaacaagagaagttatcgcaatgagaagccttccCACTGCAGCTAGAAAGTAGCTCTCACTTGAGCAACAATGAGGACTCAGtacggccaaaaataaagaaacaaatattattttaaaaaagatgagatTTTTGTTTTAGTCAGATACACCCTCTTTAGCACTTAGACCAGTGTCTGGCCTGTGACAGACATTGAATAAATATCTGTGAAATGGATGAAAGTGTTGCTCCCTTGCTCAGAAACTTTCTGTAGCTCCCTATTACCCTCGGAATAAAGCTCAAGTGCCTAATCCCACTATTCTCTGACCCTCAGTGAGCCAGTAATTTTCCTTAGAACTCCTCAGACTGTTCCCACCTCAGCTTTTTGGGCCATGTATTTCCTCTGCCCTGGATGCTCAGCCTGCTTCTTCATTTGCTTCCCCTTTCTCGTTCATTTTCCATGTCTCGGCTTAAATTTCATCTCATCAAAAAGTCCTTCCTGATACCCTCTTCAGTCTAAAGCAggtgcttctgttcttttctctcatGGAGCCACccctgttttttcctttcattggaCTTAAGAGTAATTTGTGATTATAtgtttctccccccccccccccccccccaaggatTCAACAACTGTCTTCTGGTGCTTTTCTACTCCTGTGTCCCAAAGGGCAGAGACTCTGGGCTGCTGTCTCCGTCTTCGCTGAGTCCGCACAGCCCAGCTCAAATCTAGCATTTGTGAGTTCCCTTGGTCAGTGcgcactgaatgaatgaatgaggatgGTGAGAGtgacgccaggtttccctgtgttTGGGGGAGACCACCCTGGAGGTCCTTGAGTCCTTGACCCTGCAaggctctctcttgctctctctctctctctctctccgggATTCCATGTGCCTAACTAGACACGTGGCCCATAGTTAGCATTGAAAAACATGGAGGCTGCTGTTCCTCTAACTACTGGTTATTAGCGCTCTGAGGATTGGCCCTGGAcctgtggttgtttagttgctaagtcgtgtctgactcttgcgactccacggactgtagcccgccaggctcctctgtccatgggattctccaggaatgaacactggaatgagttgacatttccgcctccaggggatctttccgacccagggattaaacccgtgtctcttatgtctcctgtggcAGGCGACatggcaggctctttaccactagtgccacccccGGCGGCAGCTCTTTCCAGGGTGCTCTTAAAAATGTGAACCGCAACTTGCTGCTTCCCTGATGAAAACCCTACGCGGCTTCCCCCTGCACTTGGAGCTAAATCCACCCCTCCCTACAGGGCCCTGTAAGGTCCTCCTTCCCCATTTAGAAGGCCGGTTTATTAAAGCAGCAGTTTTGCTTGTTTTCCTCACTGCTGTACCCCCCCAGGGCCCCAAACACTGTCTGGCATGGATACTGTACTCAATTAAATACCGGCCATTTGAGCCTGGTTATCAGACGGCGTCATGACGTGGGAGTCGTGCAGTTCTGCAAGAACTCCGCAGGGTCTAACGGCAGCAAGGATACTCACGGTTTTTTGCAGTGGGCAGCGGTGAGGACCCACAGCGGGTGAATGAGGACGCCTCCGCAGAGCAAGTGGCCCGACGTGTAGAGGGCAGCTTGATAGGGGTGAGACGTCTGCTCACAGGGTCCACCGTGGAGCACCTTGTTCTGCTCCTCCGCTTGGGCTGAGGGAGGCTCTGAGTGAGTGGGGAGGTCTGGAGGTGTCAGCTACACCCCCCAAGCTGAACCCCATTGCTGCCTTGATCATCAGCTTCATCTCCATCCCCACCGCCAGAGCCAAACCCATCCCTAAACTTTCCTGTCTTTAAAcctgtgtgtgcctgctaagtcgcttcagtcgtgtctgactctttgcaaccccatggactacagtgcaccaggctcctctgtccttgggattctccaggtgagaatactggagtgggttgccctgccctcttctatgggggggtcttcctgatccagggattgaacctgtgtctcttatgtctcctgcactggcaggtgagttctctgCCACTAgcggcctcctgggaagcccatctttaaaCCCACCTCCGACCAATTTCCCCATGTCCCAAACCAACCTCAACCTCTTCCACATCTTGaagcccacctcccacccctcccccacctgcaTCCCTCATCCCTTAAACTCCCCGATGTCTTCCTCATTCTGAACCTCCTCCCCGGCATACCCATATGTGTCCCCATCCCCAATTGCATTCTCTTCCCCAtcaaccaccccccaccccctgcccaaaCTGACTCACTCACGTCACCGCCCTTTTGCCCACCTGCAGCGCCCAGAACCAGTGCTATGACCAGCATCTTCACGGCCATTCCTGAGAAGGGAAGCCAAATGCTGCATTAGTCCCAGCCTCAGAGTtcgcccaggctcctccctccccatcctccccatcctcccGGGTTAGCTATGCCCTCCTGACCCTTGGCTTCCATCCTTCCCATTTAGCCTCCCGG from Muntiacus reevesi chromosome 2, mMunRee1.1, whole genome shotgun sequence harbors:
- the KLK6 gene encoding kallikrein-6, whose translation is MAVKMLVIALVLGAAAQAEEQNKVLHGGPCEQTSHPYQAALYTSGHLLCGGVLIHPLWVLTAAHCKKPNLQVYLGKHNLQQREFFQEESSVVRTVVHPGYNAATHDQDIMLLRLSRPARFSEHIQPLALERDCSANHTSCHILGWGKMADGEYPNTIQCAYIHLVSREECDHAYPGQITQNMVCAGDEKHGKDSCQGDSGGPLVCGDRLRGLVSWGNVPCGSKEKPGVYTDVCRYGHWIQRVIQTN